Proteins encoded in a region of the Capra hircus breed San Clemente chromosome 3, ASM170441v1, whole genome shotgun sequence genome:
- the MRPS15 gene encoding 28S ribosomal protein S15, mitochondrial, translating into MLRAAWRALSSIRTQAVTQPSVLGLPGGGCAKLLSVQRDLPSSPRGLVLQAARGYASQKPVQQSQEDDPPPSTLLKDYQNVPGIEKVDDVVKRLISLEMANKKEMLKIKKEQLMNKVVENPKDTSSLEARIVALTVKIRSYEEHMQKHRKDKAHKRYLLMSLDQRQKMLKNLRKTNYPVFEKTCKELGIEYTFPPLYHRKIHRRLATKKALCIQVFQEVQKLKKQKRALKTAAAAAQKQGQRNPESPSEARPEAIKETQ; encoded by the exons ATGCTGAGGGCGGCGTGGAGGGCGCTGAGTTCGATTCGAACCCAGGCGGTGACACAGCCCTCAGTCCTCGGGCTGCCGGGCGGAGGTTGCGCCAAGCTTCTCTCCGTCCAGCGGGACCTTCCCTCAAGTCCTAGAG GTCTCGTCCTGCAGGCCGCCCGCGGATATGCCTCCCAGAAACCAG TCCAGCAAAGCCAAGAAGATGACCCGCCCCCTTCCACGCTGCTGAAGGACTACCAGAATGTCCCTGGAATTGAGAA GGTTGATGATGTTGTGAAAAGACTCATATCTTTGGAAATGGCCAACAAG AAGGAAATGCTAAAAATCAAGAAAGAGCAGTTGATGAACAAGGTCGTGGAAAACCCGAAGGACACCAGCTCCCTGGAGGCTCGAA TTGTTGCCTTGACTGTCAAGATCCGCAGTTATGAAGAACACATGCAGAAACATCGCAAG GACAAAGCCCACAAGCGCTATCTGCTGATGAGCCTTGACCAAAGGCAAAAGATGCTCAAAAACCTCCGGAAGACCAACTATCCTGTGTTTGAGAAGACATGCAAGGAGCTTGGGATTGAGTACACCTTTCCCCCTCTGTACCACCGGAAAATCCACCGACGCTTGGCAACCAAGAAGGCTCTGTGCATTCAG GTTTTCCAAGAGGTTCAAAAGCTGAAGAAGCAAAAAAGAGCCTTAAAAACTGCAGCTGCAGCAGCCCAGAAACAAGGCCAGAGGAACCCAGAGAGCCCTTCTGAAGCCAGACCAGAGGCAATCAAAGAAACCCAATAA
- the CSF3R gene encoding granulocyte colony-stimulating factor receptor isoform X1 has product MVGLGAWSLVGAALIILLLPRSLEQCGHILLSAPTVRLGDQVTASCVITQNCSHLGTEWRIVWKLEPELHPRERQQHLPNGTLQSTITLPHVSHSRVLLSCCLHWGNSLQILDQAELQAGYPPTAPHNLSCLMNLTTNSLICQWEPGPDTHLSTSFTLKSFKSQDKCQTQKDSIPDCVPEDGQSHCAIPRKHLQLYQNMSIWVQARNALGTSVSPKLCLAPMDVVKLEPPILWTLEPSPAVAPPQPGCLRLRWETWKPSLYIEQKCELRHQPRLGEAGWDLVSGLPARTPQYELCGLLPSTAYTLQMRCTRWRLPGHWSEWSPSLELTTAQRAPIVRLDTQWRQRQLDPQTVAVQLFWKPIALEEDSGQIQGYRVSWRPSDQAGAEPILCDTTELNCTFQLPSEAREVILKAYNTAGTSHPTRVVFLESRGPPLGRLHATARDPHSLWVGWEPPSPQPQGYVIEWGLSSPSPNGSPMTWRMEHNGSIAGTLLQENIRPFQLYEITVTALYQDTKGPSQHIYAYSQEMAPSHGPELHLRYVGKTWAQLEWVPEAPELGKSPLTHYTIFWTNTQDQSFSTVLNASTHSFVLRGLEPSSLYHVQLVAASQAWTANSTSLTLMTLTLEESELHILLGLFGLLVLLICLCGAAQFCCRPSRKYSLWPSVPDPARSSLGSWVPTITAEDIFQLPSLRDPGMPPITKITVLEEEEKKPRPCESSDSSGTGSLSTLVQAYVLQGDPRVPSTQPPPQSGNSDQVLYVQVLGSPTGPGPGHYLRCDSTQPLLEGLTPSPKSYENVWFQTSPLGAPEPLVPHPEDDSIFEPLLDFPLLQGLRVSGAEGLGGF; this is encoded by the exons ATGGTGGGGCTgggagcctggagcctggtgggagctGCTCTGATCATCCTGCTGCTCCCCAGAA GCCTGGAGCAGTGTGGGCATATCCTCCTCTCAGCCCCCACCGTCCGCCTGGGAGATCAAGTCACGGCCTCCTGCGTCATCACCCAGAACTGCAGCCACCTGGGCACCGAATGGCGGATTGTATGGAAACTGGAACCGGAGCTTCATCCCAGGGAGAGGCAGCAGCACCTGCCGAATGGGACCCTGCAGTCCACCATCACCTTGCCCCACGTCAGCCACTCTCGGGTTCTGCTCTCCTGCTGCCTGCACTGGGGCAACAGCCTGCAGATCCTGGACCAGGCTGAGCTGCAGGCGGGCT ACCCTCCCACTGCACCCCACAACCTATCCTGCCTCATGAACCTCACAACCAACAGCCTCATCTGCCAGTGGGAGCCAGGCCCCGACACCCACCTGTCCACAAGCTTCACCCTGAAGAGCTTCAA GAGCCAGGACAAATGCCAGACGCAGAAGGATTCCATCCCTGACTGCGTGCCGGAGGACGGGCAGAGCCACTGCGCCATCCCCCGCAAACACCTGCAGCTGTACCAGAACATGAGCATCTGGGTGCAGGCCAGGAATGCGCTGGGGACCAGCGTTTCCCCGAAGCTCTGCCTTGCTCCCATGGACGTTG TGAAACTGGAGCCCCCCATACTGTGGACCCTGGAGCCCAGCCCTGCGGTGGCCCCGCCCCAGCCAGGCTGCCTGAGGCTGCGCTGGGAGACCTGGAAGCCAAGCCTGTACATAGAACAGAAGTGTGAGCTGCGCCACCAGCCTCGGCTTGGAGAAGCCGGCTGGGACCTG GTGAGCGGCCTGCCCGCCAGGACCCCCCAGTATGAACTCTGCGGGCTCCTCCCATCCACAGCCTACACCCTGCAAATGCGCTGCACCCGCTGGCGCCTGCCCGGCCACTGGAGCGAATGGAGCCCCAGCCTGGAGCTGACCACCGCACAACGGG CCCCCATCGTCAGACTGGACACACAGTGGCGGCAGAGGCAGCTGGACCCCCAGACGGTGGCCGTGCAGCTGTTCTGGAAG CCAATAGCCCTGGAAGAAGACAGCGGGCAGATCCAAGGTTACCGGGTTTCCTGGAGACCCTCAGACCAGGCTGGGGCAGAGCCAATCCTCTGTGACACCACGGAGCTGAACTGTACCTTCCAACTGCCTTCAGAAGCCCGGGAGGTGATCCTTAAGGCCTATAACACAGCTGGGACCTCGCATCCCACCCGCGTGGTCTTCTTGGAAAGCAGAG GCCcacccctgggcagactccacgCCACCGCTCGAGACCCTCACAGCCTCTGGGTGGGCTGGGAGCCCCCCAGTCCTCAACCTCAGGGCTATGTGATTGAGTGGGGCCTCAGTTCCCCCAGCCCCAACGGCAGTCCTATGACCTGGAGGATGGAGCATAACGGAAGCATTGCAGGAACCTTGCTGCAGG AGAACATCAGGCCCTTTCAGCTCTACGAGATCACTGTGACCGCCCTGTACCAGGACACCAAGGGACCCTCCCAGCACATCTATGCCTACTCCCAAGAGATGG CCCCCTCCCACGGCCCAGAGTTGCATCTCAGGTACGTTGGCAAGACGTGGGCCCAGCTGGAGTGGGTGCCCGAGGCCCCTGAGCTGGGGAAGAGCCCCCTTACCCACTACACCATCTTCTGGACCAACACTCAGGACCAGTCCTttt CCACTGTCCTGAACGCCTCCACCCATAGCTTTGTCCTCCGTGGCCTGGAGCCTTCCAGCTTGTACCATGTTCAACTCGTGGCCGCCAGCCAGGCGTGGACCGCCAACAGTACAAGCCTCACCCTGATGACCTTGACTCTAG AGGAGTCTGAGCTGCACATCCTCCTGGGCCTGTTTGGCCTCCTGGTCTTGCTCATCTGCCTCTGTGGGGCTGCCCAGTTCTGCTGCAGACCCAG CAGGAAGTATTCCCTCTGGCCGAGTGTCCCGGACCCAGCCCGCAGCAGCCTGGGTTCCTGGGTGCCAACCATCACAGCagag GATATCTTTCAGCTGCCCAGCCTTCGGGACCCCGGCATGCCACCCATCACCAAGATCACGGtgctggaggaggaagagaagaagccaCGGCCCTGCGAGTCCAGTGACAGCTCAGGGACCGGTAGCCTCTCCACCCTTGTCCAGGCCTATGTGCTCCAGGGGGACCCAAGAGTACCTTCCACTCAGCCTCCGCCCCAGTCTGGCAACAGCGACCAGGTGCTTTATGTGCAGGTCCTAGGCAGCCCCACAGGCCCAGGGCCTGGGCACTACCTCCGCTGCGACTCAACTCAGCCCCTCTTGGAGGGCCTCACCCCCAGTCCCAAGTCCTACGAGAACGTCTGGTTCCAGACCAgccccctgggggccccagaGCCCCTAGTCCCACATCCGGAGGATGACAGTATCTTTGAGCCTCTGCTTGACTTCCCTCTACTACAAGGACTCAGGGTCAGTGGCGCGGAGGGTCTTGGGGGCTTCTAG
- the CSF3R gene encoding granulocyte colony-stimulating factor receptor isoform X2, with amino-acid sequence MVGLGAWSLVGAALIILLLPRSLEQCGHILLSAPTVRLGDQVTASCVITQNCSHLGTEWRIVWKLEPELHPRERQQHLPNGTLQSTITLPHVSHSRVLLSCCLHWGNSLQILDQAELQAGYPPTAPHNLSCLMNLTTNSLICQWEPGPDTHLSTSFTLKSFKSQDKCQTQKDSIPDCVPEDGQSHCAIPRKHLQLYQNMSIWVQARNALGTSVSPKLCLAPMDVVKLEPPILWTLEPSPAVAPPQPGCLRLRWETWKPSLYIEQKCELRHQPRLGEAGWDLVSGLPARTPQYELCGLLPSTAYTLQMRCTRWRLPGHWSEWSPSLELTTAQRAPIVRLDTQWRQRQLDPQTVAVQLFWKPIALEEDSGQIQGYRVSWRPSDQAGAEPILCDTTELNCTFQLPSEAREVILKAYNTAGTSHPTRVVFLESRGPPLGRLHATARDPHSLWVGWEPPSPQPQGYVIEWGLSSPSPNGSPMTWRMEHNGSIAGTLLQENIRPFQLYEITVTALYQDTKGPSQHIYAYSQEMAPSHGPELHLRYVGKTWAQLEWVPEAPELGKSPLTHYTIFWTNTQDQSFSTVLNASTHSFVLRGLEPSSLYHVQLVAASQAWTANSTSLTLMTLTLEESELHILLGLFGLLVLLICLCGAAQFCCRPRKYSLWPSVPDPARSSLGSWVPTITAEDIFQLPSLRDPGMPPITKITVLEEEEKKPRPCESSDSSGTGSLSTLVQAYVLQGDPRVPSTQPPPQSGNSDQVLYVQVLGSPTGPGPGHYLRCDSTQPLLEGLTPSPKSYENVWFQTSPLGAPEPLVPHPEDDSIFEPLLDFPLLQGLRVSGAEGLGGF; translated from the exons ATGGTGGGGCTgggagcctggagcctggtgggagctGCTCTGATCATCCTGCTGCTCCCCAGAA GCCTGGAGCAGTGTGGGCATATCCTCCTCTCAGCCCCCACCGTCCGCCTGGGAGATCAAGTCACGGCCTCCTGCGTCATCACCCAGAACTGCAGCCACCTGGGCACCGAATGGCGGATTGTATGGAAACTGGAACCGGAGCTTCATCCCAGGGAGAGGCAGCAGCACCTGCCGAATGGGACCCTGCAGTCCACCATCACCTTGCCCCACGTCAGCCACTCTCGGGTTCTGCTCTCCTGCTGCCTGCACTGGGGCAACAGCCTGCAGATCCTGGACCAGGCTGAGCTGCAGGCGGGCT ACCCTCCCACTGCACCCCACAACCTATCCTGCCTCATGAACCTCACAACCAACAGCCTCATCTGCCAGTGGGAGCCAGGCCCCGACACCCACCTGTCCACAAGCTTCACCCTGAAGAGCTTCAA GAGCCAGGACAAATGCCAGACGCAGAAGGATTCCATCCCTGACTGCGTGCCGGAGGACGGGCAGAGCCACTGCGCCATCCCCCGCAAACACCTGCAGCTGTACCAGAACATGAGCATCTGGGTGCAGGCCAGGAATGCGCTGGGGACCAGCGTTTCCCCGAAGCTCTGCCTTGCTCCCATGGACGTTG TGAAACTGGAGCCCCCCATACTGTGGACCCTGGAGCCCAGCCCTGCGGTGGCCCCGCCCCAGCCAGGCTGCCTGAGGCTGCGCTGGGAGACCTGGAAGCCAAGCCTGTACATAGAACAGAAGTGTGAGCTGCGCCACCAGCCTCGGCTTGGAGAAGCCGGCTGGGACCTG GTGAGCGGCCTGCCCGCCAGGACCCCCCAGTATGAACTCTGCGGGCTCCTCCCATCCACAGCCTACACCCTGCAAATGCGCTGCACCCGCTGGCGCCTGCCCGGCCACTGGAGCGAATGGAGCCCCAGCCTGGAGCTGACCACCGCACAACGGG CCCCCATCGTCAGACTGGACACACAGTGGCGGCAGAGGCAGCTGGACCCCCAGACGGTGGCCGTGCAGCTGTTCTGGAAG CCAATAGCCCTGGAAGAAGACAGCGGGCAGATCCAAGGTTACCGGGTTTCCTGGAGACCCTCAGACCAGGCTGGGGCAGAGCCAATCCTCTGTGACACCACGGAGCTGAACTGTACCTTCCAACTGCCTTCAGAAGCCCGGGAGGTGATCCTTAAGGCCTATAACACAGCTGGGACCTCGCATCCCACCCGCGTGGTCTTCTTGGAAAGCAGAG GCCcacccctgggcagactccacgCCACCGCTCGAGACCCTCACAGCCTCTGGGTGGGCTGGGAGCCCCCCAGTCCTCAACCTCAGGGCTATGTGATTGAGTGGGGCCTCAGTTCCCCCAGCCCCAACGGCAGTCCTATGACCTGGAGGATGGAGCATAACGGAAGCATTGCAGGAACCTTGCTGCAGG AGAACATCAGGCCCTTTCAGCTCTACGAGATCACTGTGACCGCCCTGTACCAGGACACCAAGGGACCCTCCCAGCACATCTATGCCTACTCCCAAGAGATGG CCCCCTCCCACGGCCCAGAGTTGCATCTCAGGTACGTTGGCAAGACGTGGGCCCAGCTGGAGTGGGTGCCCGAGGCCCCTGAGCTGGGGAAGAGCCCCCTTACCCACTACACCATCTTCTGGACCAACACTCAGGACCAGTCCTttt CCACTGTCCTGAACGCCTCCACCCATAGCTTTGTCCTCCGTGGCCTGGAGCCTTCCAGCTTGTACCATGTTCAACTCGTGGCCGCCAGCCAGGCGTGGACCGCCAACAGTACAAGCCTCACCCTGATGACCTTGACTCTAG AGGAGTCTGAGCTGCACATCCTCCTGGGCCTGTTTGGCCTCCTGGTCTTGCTCATCTGCCTCTGTGGGGCTGCCCAGTTCTGCTGCAGACCCAG GAAGTATTCCCTCTGGCCGAGTGTCCCGGACCCAGCCCGCAGCAGCCTGGGTTCCTGGGTGCCAACCATCACAGCagag GATATCTTTCAGCTGCCCAGCCTTCGGGACCCCGGCATGCCACCCATCACCAAGATCACGGtgctggaggaggaagagaagaagccaCGGCCCTGCGAGTCCAGTGACAGCTCAGGGACCGGTAGCCTCTCCACCCTTGTCCAGGCCTATGTGCTCCAGGGGGACCCAAGAGTACCTTCCACTCAGCCTCCGCCCCAGTCTGGCAACAGCGACCAGGTGCTTTATGTGCAGGTCCTAGGCAGCCCCACAGGCCCAGGGCCTGGGCACTACCTCCGCTGCGACTCAACTCAGCCCCTCTTGGAGGGCCTCACCCCCAGTCCCAAGTCCTACGAGAACGTCTGGTTCCAGACCAgccccctgggggccccagaGCCCCTAGTCCCACATCCGGAGGATGACAGTATCTTTGAGCCTCTGCTTGACTTCCCTCTACTACAAGGACTCAGGGTCAGTGGCGCGGAGGGTCTTGGGGGCTTCTAG